A region of Pirellulales bacterium DNA encodes the following proteins:
- the rpsS gene encoding 30S ribosomal protein S19 translates to MGRSLKKGPFVNAKLFHKVEQMESSGGKQPIKTWARACTIVPEFVGHTFMVHNGKLHLKVFVTEDMVGHKLGEFSPTRTFRGHGGKSKKSGPGG, encoded by the coding sequence ATGGGAAGATCACTAAAGAAAGGACCGTTCGTCAACGCCAAGCTGTTCCACAAGGTGGAGCAGATGGAGTCGTCGGGCGGAAAGCAGCCGATCAAGACGTGGGCCCGGGCCTGCACGATCGTGCCGGAGTTCGTTGGTCACACGTTCATGGTTCATAACGGCAAGCTGCATTTGAAGGTCTTCGTGACGGAAGACATGGTCGGACACAAACTTGGTGAGTTCTCTCCGACTCGCACCTTCCGCGGCCACGGCGGCAAGTCCAAGAAATCCGGTCCGGGAGGCTGA
- the rplW gene encoding 50S ribosomal protein L23 codes for MPEQQSHDTHILLQPHQIILRPLVTEKGMHRSTRYNAYAFEVNRLATKIDVRRAVEELFNVKVERVHTQNRKGKPRRSRFRSGRTKDWKKAIVTLNEEHRIEFF; via the coding sequence ATGCCTGAGCAGCAAAGCCACGATACGCACATCCTGTTGCAACCGCATCAGATTATCCTGCGCCCGCTGGTGACGGAAAAGGGAATGCACCGCTCGACGCGGTACAACGCTTATGCGTTCGAAGTCAATCGCCTGGCGACCAAGATTGATGTGCGACGCGCCGTCGAAGAATTGTTCAACGTGAAGGTCGAGCGTGTTCACACGCAAAACCGCAAAGGAAAGCCGCGTCGCTCGCGATTTCGCAGTGGACGCACGAAGGACTGGAAGAAGGCGATCGTGACGCTCAATGAAGAGCATCGTATCGAGTTCTTCTAG
- the rplB gene encoding 50S ribosomal protein L2, translating to MGLRKYKPTTAGRRGASVSDFAELTPGYVPEKTLLRPKTKTGGRNNQGKITARHRGGGHKRQYRLIDFRRNKDGVPALVHSVEYDPNRSARIALLHYVDGEKRYILAPNGLKQGDQVQSGAEAPPSVGNCLPMKSIPLGMTIHNIELRPGCGGVLCRSAGTSAVLAARDAGWVQLTLPSGEIRRVPADCRATIGATSNADHMNVVLGKAGRKRWLGRRPHVRGTAMNPIDHPHGGGEGRTKGGRHPVSPTGKPAKGGGTRKPRKASNSAIVRRRRSRRYGQLKLH from the coding sequence ATGGGCCTACGAAAATACAAGCCGACCACTGCCGGACGCCGCGGCGCCTCGGTCAGTGATTTCGCCGAGCTGACGCCGGGTTATGTGCCCGAGAAGACGTTGCTGCGCCCGAAGACAAAGACGGGCGGACGCAACAACCAGGGCAAGATCACGGCACGTCATCGTGGCGGTGGCCATAAGCGGCAGTACCGCTTGATCGATTTCCGTCGCAACAAGGACGGCGTTCCCGCACTCGTGCATTCGGTCGAATACGATCCGAACCGCAGTGCCCGTATCGCACTGTTGCACTACGTGGACGGTGAAAAGCGGTACATTCTGGCCCCCAACGGTTTGAAGCAGGGTGACCAGGTGCAAAGCGGTGCCGAGGCTCCTCCTTCGGTTGGCAATTGCCTGCCGATGAAGAGCATCCCGCTGGGCATGACGATTCATAACATCGAGTTGCGACCTGGTTGCGGTGGCGTGCTGTGCCGTTCGGCCGGTACGAGCGCCGTGTTGGCCGCTCGCGATGCGGGCTGGGTGCAGTTGACCCTTCCCAGTGGTGAAATTCGCCGTGTGCCGGCGGACTGCCGGGCCACGATCGGTGCGACGAGCAATGCCGACCACATGAACGTGGTGTTGGGCAAGGCTGGTCGTAAGCGTTGGTTGGGGCGCCGCCCGCACGTGCGTGGTACCGCGATGAACCCGATCGACCATCCGCACGGTGGTGGTGAGGGTCGTACCAAGGGTGGGCGTCATCCGGTCAGCCCGACCGGCAAGCCGGCCAAGGGTGGTGGAACCCGCAAGCCGCGCAAGGCTTCGAACTCGGCGATTGTTCGTCGTCGTCGTTCGCGCCGCTACGGACAACTGAAGCTGCACTAA